One Candidatus Caldatribacterium sp. genomic window, TATTATACGGTGTGCCTTCAAAAATTTCCATCCCCTCCTCTCTCCTTACTTCTTTGAAAAAACCACGGTCTCGTTTACAATTAGAGTAGAAGAACCGAAAGGGAGGTGTATGCATGGCGAAAGTCGGAGTAATAACTTTTTCGGACGGACGTCCCCATGTGCACAGAGAACTCCTCTCCATGAACCTTGCTTTCCAGGAAAAACTCGTACAGCGACTCAGGGAAGCAGGGCACGAAGTTGTTGTACCTCCTGAGCCCCCCTGGAATAATGAAACCGCCGTGCAAGCCGGGAAAATTCTCCAGCGGGAGGATGTGGACTGCACCATCTTCAATTACGCCATTTGGTCTTGGCCCCACTTTACGGTACTTGCTGCTCAATTTGCTCCTCGACCATACCTTTGCCTCTCGAATATTAACCCCGGGTATCCCGGACTCGTGGGAATGCTTGCAAGTTCCGGAGCACTGGCAAACATTGGGGTACCATACATTCGGGTTTCGGGAGACGTGGCTGACGAGAAGGTCTTTCGAAAAATTCAAACCTTCATCCGGGCCGCATCATGCGTGAAATCTCTTCGGGGAGAAACATTCGGATGCTTTGGCGGACGCCCCATGGGGATGTACACGGCGACCGTTGGAGCAGATACCTGGGCAAAGGTTTTCGGCATCGATGTTGAACACATCGACCAGTGGGAAATCGTCCGGCGTGCTGAAACCATTCCTCGAGAAAAGATTGAAAACGCCTTCAAGTGGTGCGAGGAAAACGTTGGGAAAATCCTCTACGACGGAAAGCAACTGACCCCCGAAATCCTGAAGCGCCAGATTGCCTCTTACTACGCCGTAAAATCTCTCTGTG contains:
- a CDS encoding L-fucose/L-arabinose isomerase family protein, with translation MAKVGVITFSDGRPHVHRELLSMNLAFQEKLVQRLREAGHEVVVPPEPPWNNETAVQAGKILQREDVDCTIFNYAIWSWPHFTVLAAQFAPRPYLCLSNINPGYPGLVGMLASSGALANIGVPYIRVSGDVADEKVFRKIQTFIRAASCVKSLRGETFGCFGGRPMGMYTATVGADTWAKVFGIDVEHIDQWEIVRRAETIPREKIENAFKWCEENVGKILYDGKQLTPEILKRQIASYYAVKSLCEEMHLDFCGIKGQPELTNNFCTMDVAEAFLNDPYDFDGPKEPIVCATEADMDAAITMEILKKLAGTPVLFADVRHWHEDYEVLDLCNSGQHATYFAGGSFDYRDNLPKVIFYPEGFYFPAGGAAVHHLAHPGKVTLARLGRRNGTYWMAILRGEFVQFDEKTNEEIMQRTQIEWPHAFCRIETSIERFIEKFPCNHIHAVYGDYVDELIMVCEILGIQWEIL